The following are encoded together in the Besnoitia besnoiti strain Bb-Ger1 chromosome Unknown contig00065, whole genome shotgun sequence genome:
- a CDS encoding putative apocytochrome b (encoded by transcript BESB_070190), translated as MSAHYSLVIEQDSFVPYLPYYLIGLIFLQTAFGLIELSHPDNSIPVNRFVTPLHIVPEWYFLAYYAVLKVIPSKTGGLLVFMLSTCQ; from the exons atgtcggctcattactcccttgttattgaacaagattca tttgttccctatctaccatattatctaattggtttaattttcttacaaacggcttttggtttgattgaattatcgcacccagataactccataccagtgaaccggtttgtaactccgcttcatatcgtacctgaatggtactttttagcatattatgcggtgttaaaagtaatcccatccaaaaccggtggtttgttagtatttatgttatcaacatgtcaatga
- a CDS encoding putative apocytochrome b (encoded by transcript BESB_070200), with amino-acid sequence MVLGSYVELSHPDNSIPVNRFVTPLHIVPEWYFLAYYAVLKVIPSKTGGLLVFMFIKHVNEISTTIETYLVNITT; translated from the exons atggttttgggctc ctatgtcgaattatcgcacccagataactccataccagtgaaccggtttgtaactccgcttcatatcgtacctgaatggtactttttagcatattatgcggtgttaaaagtaatcccatccaaaaccggtggtttgttagtatttatgtttatcaaacatgtcaatgaaatatcaacaacgattgaaacttatttggttaacataacaacatag